A single window of Leeuwenhoekiella sp. MAR_2009_132 DNA harbors:
- a CDS encoding L-threonylcarbamoyladenylate synthase, whose amino-acid sequence MAAKRYEQNIIDEVNESITVLKRGGLLLYPTDTVWGIGCDATNADAVDKIFALKKRAESKSLICLVSDFKMLNQYIENIPEIAYSILKYAEQPTTIIYDDPIRVAENLIAEDNTLGIRVVEDGFCKALIKKLGKPLVSTSANISGEKTPMRFPEISEPILEGVDYIVNLQRKHKSTKSSTIIKLKNNGQVEILRK is encoded by the coding sequence ATGGCGGCTAAACGATACGAACAAAATATTATTGACGAGGTAAATGAATCTATAACCGTATTAAAACGAGGTGGACTACTACTCTACCCTACAGATACCGTTTGGGGAATAGGTTGCGATGCTACTAACGCTGATGCTGTTGATAAAATTTTCGCACTCAAAAAACGTGCAGAAAGCAAATCATTAATCTGCCTGGTAAGTGATTTTAAGATGCTTAACCAATACATAGAAAACATACCGGAGATCGCTTACAGCATTTTAAAATACGCAGAACAACCCACTACTATAATTTATGACGATCCCATACGTGTTGCCGAAAATCTGATTGCAGAAGACAATACCCTGGGAATACGTGTAGTTGAAGATGGTTTCTGCAAGGCCCTGATAAAAAAATTAGGTAAACCACTGGTTTCTACCTCGGCAAATATAAGTGGTGAAAAAACTCCTATGCGTTTCCCAGAAATAAGCGAGCCAATTTTGGAAGGAGTAGACTATATCGTAAATTTGCAGCGCAAACATAAATCGACCAAATCCTCAACGATAATTAAGTTGAAAAATAACGGTCAAGTTGAGATTTTACGAAAATAA